GGCCGTCGTCCGGCAGCGGCTCCGTCGCGGGCATTGCAGCCCACAGACGGAGCGGCCCTGTGTTCATTGAATGCAGTGTTTCATTCGATTGCGCCACCGGCGGCATTGCCGTGACTTCGGGAAGGATCTTGAAGAGGTGCGTACTGTCCATAGCCGTGACCTGGAGAAGGACCTGGAGAAGGGTCTGAGGCGAGTATATATGCGCCTTGAGGTCGTGGCATCCCCGCGCCGGCGCCCTCACCCGCGCACCACCACCGCCCCCTCGGGCCGCCGGGCCTGGCGGGTGACCCAGGCCTCATCTGGGGTACCGAGGTCGGGATCCAGGGCATTGGTGGGGTTGCATTTCTGGTGGACCACGGTGGCGGCGCCGGCCTGGATGAGGCGGTCGGTGAGGGCCTCGAGGCGCTTGGGAGGCAGGAGGGTGCTGTGGACGGTGACGCGTACCTCGTGGGGGGTATGGGAGGCCACCAGGTGGTTGAGGCTCTGCCAGGCGTGGCGGCCGCTGTCGGGGACGCCGGTGGTGGCGGGGTAGTCTTCGGGCAGGGCCTTGATGTCGAGGCCCACCCAGTCCGCGAGGGGCAGGACTCTTTCCAGGCGCGCGGGGTAGCAGCCGGCGGTGTGCAGGCCCACCTTGAAACCCAGGGCGCGGACCGAGGCCATCGCCGCGGGCAGGTCGCCCTGGGCCAGGGGCTCGCCGCCGGAGAAGACCACGGCGTCCAGCAGGCCGCGGCGGCGCTCCAGGAAGGCCATCACTGTGGGCCAGGCCATCCGTCCGGCCATCCGTCCTGCCCCGGTGGCCTCCAGCAGGTGGCTGTTGTGGCAGTAGCGGCAGCGCCAGGGGCAGCCCTGGCAGAACACCACGGCGGCCAGCTCCCCGGGGTAGTCGATGGTGGTGAGGGGCGTGAGGCCGCCCACCCGCAGGCCCGGGGCCATGGTTCAGCGGGCGCCGGCGCCCGGCTCGCTGAAGTACTGGCGCTCGCGGTGCTCGGACTGCTTGCCGGGGTTCCAGGAGGACACGGGGCGGTGGTAGCCCATGACCCTCGTCCAGACCTCGCAGCGGGTTCTTTCGGAGTCGTCCAAGGAGGGGGTATTACACATCCCTGTGGCGCCGATCCGGCCCGGCGTCCCTGCCGGGCGTTCATCAGGCTGCGTTCGTCCACTGGACGAACGGTCCTGGCTCACCCGGACCTCGCGGCGGGTACGCTCTTCTTCTCTCGGCTCAACGGTTTCGTCATGCATGCTCGAACTCCTCTCGCTTCCTGGCCATCAATTCCTCGTCGCAGCGCGGGCAGAACTCGTGCTCACCGGCGAGGTAGCCGTGGGTGGGACATATGGAAAAGGTGGGGGTGACGGTGATGTAGGGCAGCCGGAAGTTCTCCAGGGCCCGCTTCACCAGACGGCGGCAGGCCTCGGTGCTGGACACGGGCTCCCCCAGGTACAGGTGCAGCACGGTGCCGCCGGTGTATTTGCATTGCAGTTCGTCCTGACGCTCCAGGGCCTCGAAGGGGTCGTCCGTGAGACCCACGGGCAGCTGGGACGAGTTGGTGTAATAGGGAGCCTCGGGCCCGCCGGCCTGGAGGATGTCCGGCCAGCGCTTCCTGTCCTCTTTGGCGAAGCGGTAGGTGGTGCCCTCGGCGGGGGTGGCCTCCAGGTTGT
The Gammaproteobacteria bacterium DNA segment above includes these coding regions:
- a CDS encoding anaerobic ribonucleoside-triphosphate reductase activating protein, translating into MAPGLRVGGLTPLTTIDYPGELAAVVFCQGCPWRCRYCHNSHLLEATGAGRMAGRMAWPTVMAFLERRRGLLDAVVFSGGEPLAQGDLPAAMASVRALGFKVGLHTAGCYPARLERVLPLADWVGLDIKALPEDYPATTGVPDSGRHAWQSLNHLVASHTPHEVRVTVHSTLLPPKRLEALTDRLIQAGAATVVHQKCNPTNALDPDLGTPDEAWVTRQARRPEGAVVVRG
- the nrdD gene encoding anaerobic ribonucleoside-triphosphate reductase; amino-acid sequence: MCNTPSLDDSERTRCEVWTRVMGYHRPVSSWNPGKQSEHRERQYFSEPGAGAR